The following proteins come from a genomic window of Heyndrickxia acidicola:
- a CDS encoding alpha/beta hydrolase, with the protein MARTDLPVDSGLSLQRKKRRSRLKVWAITVSVFVLVVISACVGVSVYVGYSLTHPARKPILLSPSNYGIAYNNIQFKSTADGVKLSGWVLNPEKPAIMTLIFAHGYRGNRYEQNIPFFPLAKQMLQKGYRIVMFDFRDSGNSGGSMTTVGAKEQYDLLGAINYTKQHYHQPIGLYGISMGASASLLAAAKSKDVIAVVADSPYSDLESYLKKNLPVWTHLPNFPFTPLIMNIIPRITDLNPKEASPISVLNKIVPRPVLFIHSTKDGAIPYTESVKMAKTHPDDFTLWLTKGDGHVKSYQKTPAEYVKRIDAFYQKALKEVQ; encoded by the coding sequence GTGGCACGAACGGATCTTCCAGTTGACTCCGGTCTGTCTTTGCAGCGTAAGAAAAGGAGAAGCAGGCTGAAGGTCTGGGCTATTACAGTGAGCGTTTTTGTCTTAGTGGTGATCTCTGCCTGTGTAGGGGTTTCTGTTTATGTTGGCTACAGTTTAACACATCCTGCAAGGAAGCCTATTTTGCTTTCCCCCAGTAATTATGGAATCGCTTACAATAATATTCAGTTTAAAAGCACTGCAGACGGCGTAAAGCTTTCAGGCTGGGTTCTTAACCCGGAAAAGCCTGCAATCATGACATTAATTTTTGCCCATGGGTACCGCGGCAACCGTTACGAACAAAATATACCTTTCTTTCCCTTGGCTAAACAGATGCTTCAAAAGGGCTACCGTATAGTTATGTTTGATTTTCGTGATAGCGGAAACTCCGGCGGAAGCATGACGACGGTAGGGGCTAAGGAGCAATATGATCTTTTGGGAGCCATAAACTATACGAAGCAGCATTATCATCAACCCATAGGCCTTTATGGAATTTCAATGGGGGCATCGGCTTCCCTTCTGGCAGCTGCAAAATCCAAGGATGTCATTGCTGTAGTGGCAGACAGTCCATACAGCGATCTAGAAAGCTATTTGAAGAAAAACCTGCCTGTTTGGACTCACCTGCCGAACTTTCCTTTCACACCATTAATTATGAACATTATTCCGCGTATTACAGATTTAAACCCGAAGGAAGCCAGTCCAATAAGTGTTTTAAATAAAATCGTACCGAGGCCTGTATTATTTATCCATAGCACAAAGGATGGGGCAATTCCATATACGGAAAGTGTTAAAATGGCCAAAACGCATCCGGATGATTTTACCCTATGGCTCACAAAGGGAGACGGTCATGTAAAATCCTATCAAAAAACACCTGCTGAATACGTCAAGAGAATAGATGCTTTTTATCAAAAGGCCCTGAAAGAAGTTCAGTAG
- the map gene encoding type I methionyl aminopeptidase has protein sequence MIIKNEQDLEGLKRIGQLVAAIRDELKENAKPGVTTKQLDEIAGKRFKENGAISGPKGEYDFPGYTCISVNDEVAHGIPGERVLQEGDLVNVDVSGSLDGYYADTGISFVVGNGDPKLTELCECAERAFYKGLEKIKAGTKQNQIGKAVMKEAERSGYTVIMNLTGHGVGRALHEKPDYILNYHEPWDNDLLKDGMVIAFEPFISMGAEEVIEMEDGWTFKTPDGSLVAQVEHTVVVTKGKPIILTLSAQE, from the coding sequence ATGATTATCAAAAATGAGCAGGATTTAGAAGGTTTAAAGCGAATTGGCCAGTTAGTAGCAGCCATTCGAGATGAATTAAAGGAAAACGCAAAGCCGGGTGTGACAACAAAGCAGCTTGATGAAATAGCAGGGAAACGCTTTAAAGAGAATGGAGCTATATCAGGTCCTAAAGGAGAATACGATTTTCCGGGCTATACGTGTATCAGTGTAAATGATGAGGTAGCACATGGCATACCAGGCGAAAGAGTTTTGCAGGAAGGCGACCTTGTAAATGTTGATGTTTCCGGCTCTCTTGATGGATATTACGCAGATACAGGCATATCTTTTGTAGTAGGGAATGGTGATCCTAAACTAACGGAGCTTTGTGAATGTGCAGAAAGAGCATTTTATAAAGGGTTGGAGAAAATTAAAGCGGGTACGAAGCAAAATCAGATTGGCAAAGCGGTCATGAAAGAAGCAGAGCGAAGCGGTTACACAGTCATTATGAATCTAACAGGCCATGGTGTTGGCAGGGCTCTTCATGAAAAACCTGATTACATCCTAAATTACCATGAGCCATGGGATAATGACCTTTTGAAAGATGGAATGGTTATTGCCTTCGAACCCTTTATTTCCATGGGAGCTGAAGAAGTCATCGAGATGGAAGACGGATGGACATTCAAAACCCCAGATGGAAGCCTTGTTGCACAAGTTGAGCATACCGTTGTCGTGACAAAAGGTAAACCAATTATCTTGACGTTATCAGCGCAAGAATAA
- a CDS encoding C40 family peptidase encodes MKRFLPIFLALFVGIGLFIPTQESHAAYSPNNVIKIAKSYIGTPYRWGGVSPSGFDCSGFVYYSHKKAGINLPRSASQMFRTGKPVSKSSLKPGDLIFFHTYNQGASHVAIYIGNGQFIHSEDDKGVSIASFANCYWNSRYLGARRI; translated from the coding sequence GTGAAGCGCTTTCTCCCTATATTTTTAGCACTTTTTGTAGGAATTGGTCTTTTTATTCCTACACAGGAATCACATGCAGCATATTCTCCTAATAATGTTATAAAGATTGCAAAGTCATACATAGGGACACCTTACAGATGGGGCGGCGTTTCACCAAGTGGATTTGATTGTTCAGGATTTGTCTATTACTCTCATAAAAAAGCAGGAATAAATTTGCCAAGATCAGCTTCTCAAATGTTTAGAACAGGCAAACCTGTATCCAAGTCAAGCTTAAAACCAGGAGATCTTATCTTCTTCCATACATATAATCAGGGTGCTTCCCATGTCGCCATATACATAGGAAATGGCCAATTTATTCATTCAGAGGATGACAAAGGCGTTTCCATCGCCAGTTTTGCTAATTGCTACTGGAACTCCAGATATTTAGGCGCAAGAAGGATTTAA
- a CDS encoding Gfo/Idh/MocA family protein has protein sequence MGNDKRMKVGIIGLGAIGERLIQKFEQHPETQITAICDTNQDRLQMFKQRLQTAEGYTDYHTLLKSADVDLVHIAVPPKFHHEVLLSAAAAGKHILCEKPLANTYDEAAEMLAAVEKTGVVHGIHFPLAYSSAVDELIRQTADNELGRIKRVELNLQLPLWPRTWQQNPWIAGREQGGFVREVTPHFIEVILRAFGNVNRVESLIDYPENGTDCETAIIARAELEGGIPFLVNGLSGIAVKETFELTLYGDKKTLHFKNWTFLEESNYEQTGLPIEIIPNDESSLLISELVKAVKGEKANLVTFKEGLKIQEVLEQLLNRR, from the coding sequence GTGGGAAACGATAAAAGAATGAAAGTCGGAATTATAGGGCTGGGAGCTATTGGTGAGCGTCTCATACAAAAATTCGAGCAGCATCCTGAAACACAGATTACAGCTATTTGCGATACGAATCAAGATCGTTTGCAAATGTTTAAACAAAGGCTTCAAACGGCCGAGGGTTATACAGATTATCATACGCTTTTGAAAAGCGCTGATGTGGACCTTGTCCATATAGCGGTTCCGCCTAAATTTCATCATGAAGTGCTGTTGTCTGCTGCTGCGGCAGGAAAGCATATTCTCTGTGAAAAGCCATTGGCAAATACATATGATGAAGCAGCGGAGATGCTAGCTGCAGTTGAAAAAACAGGTGTTGTGCATGGCATCCATTTCCCTCTTGCATACAGCAGTGCAGTAGATGAACTCATTCGGCAGACTGCAGATAATGAGTTGGGCAGGATAAAAAGAGTTGAGCTTAACTTGCAGCTCCCTTTATGGCCGAGAACCTGGCAGCAGAATCCCTGGATTGCCGGGAGAGAGCAAGGGGGATTTGTAAGAGAAGTTACTCCTCATTTTATTGAAGTCATCCTTCGCGCATTTGGGAATGTGAATAGGGTTGAATCGTTGATTGATTATCCAGAAAACGGGACGGATTGTGAGACAGCTATCATAGCGAGGGCCGAGCTTGAAGGAGGCATCCCTTTTTTAGTAAATGGTTTAAGCGGAATTGCAGTAAAAGAAACCTTCGAGCTAACGCTTTATGGTGATAAAAAAACCCTTCATTTTAAGAATTGGACTTTTCTCGAAGAGTCCAATTATGAACAAACAGGATTGCCGATTGAGATTATTCCAAATGATGAATCAAGCCTCTTAATCAGTGAATTAGTAAAGGCTGTTAAAGGTGAAAAAGCAAATCTTGTAACCTTTAAGGAGGGACTGAAAATTCAGGAAGTATTAGAACAGCTTTTGAATCGTAGATAA
- a CDS encoding RNA polymerase sigma factor — translation MEQAESMQVHDFEEYIILHRKALLHYIYSIVKNRELAEDLYQDTLLSAYMAFKHFEHKGSFKNWIYKIALNKCRDEWKKEKIKQQYQYKIENEWLNREGNFQETEGIVIQKQDRQEWLIKINELPAKYRDSVMLYYFYGCTLGDIAKRTKLPLSTVKTHLRRGKLRLRGNVSHLLIP, via the coding sequence ATGGAACAAGCTGAGTCTATGCAAGTTCATGATTTTGAAGAATATATTATACTTCATAGAAAAGCACTTCTTCATTATATTTATTCAATAGTAAAAAACAGGGAGCTGGCGGAGGATTTATACCAGGATACCTTGCTGTCAGCTTATATGGCTTTTAAACATTTTGAACATAAGGGCTCCTTTAAAAATTGGATTTACAAAATAGCATTAAATAAATGCCGGGATGAATGGAAGAAAGAAAAGATTAAGCAACAGTATCAATATAAAATTGAGAATGAATGGTTAAATAGAGAAGGGAATTTTCAAGAAACAGAAGGGATTGTCATTCAAAAACAAGACAGGCAGGAATGGCTGATCAAAATCAACGAATTACCTGCAAAATATCGGGACTCTGTCATGCTTTATTATTTCTATGGCTGCACGCTAGGGGATATCGCGAAGAGAACAAAGCTCCCTTTATCAACGGTGAAAACTCATCTTCGCAGAGGTAAATTGCGTCTTCGCGGTAATGTCTCTCATTTGCTTATTCCATGA
- a CDS encoding ABC-F family ATP-binding cassette domain-containing protein: MSILSVSNLSHGFGDRAIFNDVSFRLLKGEHIGLIGANGEGKSTFMNIITGKLQPDEGKVEWAKKVRVGYLDQHAVLKKGLNIRDILNSAFQYLFDIETEMNGIYEKMGSSTPEELEALLEEVGTLQEILTNNDFYVIDAKVEEVARGLGLNDIGLERDVQELSGGQRTKVLLAKLLLEKPDILLLDEPTNYLDEQHIEWLKRYLQEYENAFILISHDIPFLNSVINLIYHMENQKLDRYVGDYYNFENVYEMKKQQLESAYKRQQKEISELKDFVARNKARVSTRNMAMSRQKKLDKMDIIELAQEKPKPEFNFKEARTSGKVIFETKDLVIGYDEPLSSPLSLRMERGQKIALVGANGIGKTTLLRSILGEIKPVSGTVQLGEHLETGYFEQEIKKANSNTCIEEVWSEFPAFTQYEVRAALAKCGLTTKHIESKVEVLSGGEKAKVRLCKLINGNTNLLVLDEPTNHLDVDAKEELKRALKAYKGSVLIICHEPEFYQDVVTDVWNCESWTTKVF, translated from the coding sequence ATGAGCATTCTATCTGTAAGCAATCTCAGCCACGGGTTCGGTGACCGGGCTATCTTTAATGACGTATCCTTTCGTCTTTTAAAAGGAGAGCATATCGGGCTAATTGGAGCAAACGGCGAGGGAAAATCCACCTTCATGAATATCATTACAGGAAAGCTGCAGCCGGATGAAGGAAAGGTTGAATGGGCCAAAAAAGTGAGGGTCGGCTATCTCGATCAGCATGCGGTATTAAAGAAGGGCCTTAATATCAGGGATATTTTAAATAGTGCATTTCAATATCTTTTTGACATTGAAACCGAAATGAACGGGATTTATGAGAAAATGGGCTCCTCCACTCCTGAAGAGCTTGAAGCATTACTTGAAGAGGTTGGAACACTTCAGGAAATCCTTACAAACAACGATTTTTATGTCATTGATGCAAAGGTCGAAGAGGTTGCCCGCGGTCTGGGCTTAAATGACATTGGCTTGGAAAGGGATGTACAGGAGCTTAGCGGCGGGCAGCGGACTAAGGTCCTTTTAGCCAAGCTATTACTGGAAAAGCCGGACATTCTTCTTCTTGATGAGCCGACCAACTATCTCGATGAGCAGCACATTGAATGGTTAAAACGATATCTGCAGGAGTACGAGAATGCTTTCATTCTCATTTCCCACGATATTCCATTCTTAAACAGTGTCATTAATCTGATCTACCATATGGAAAACCAAAAGCTGGACCGTTATGTAGGCGATTATTACAACTTTGAAAATGTATATGAAATGAAAAAGCAACAGCTTGAATCCGCCTATAAACGCCAGCAAAAAGAAATTTCGGAGCTTAAGGACTTTGTTGCCCGAAATAAAGCACGTGTTTCTACTCGAAACATGGCTATGTCACGTCAAAAAAAGCTGGATAAAATGGACATCATTGAATTGGCTCAAGAAAAACCAAAACCTGAGTTTAACTTTAAAGAAGCTAGAACTTCCGGTAAAGTTATCTTTGAAACGAAGGATTTAGTCATTGGGTATGATGAGCCCCTTTCAAGTCCTTTAAGCCTTCGTATGGAGCGCGGACAGAAAATTGCTCTCGTCGGTGCTAACGGAATTGGAAAAACAACATTACTAAGAAGCATTCTTGGAGAGATTAAGCCTGTATCCGGAACTGTACAGCTTGGAGAGCATTTAGAAACAGGCTACTTTGAACAGGAAATTAAAAAAGCCAATTCCAATACATGTATCGAAGAAGTTTGGAGCGAGTTCCCGGCCTTTACTCAATATGAAGTACGTGCAGCACTTGCTAAATGCGGTTTAACGACGAAGCATATTGAAAGCAAAGTAGAGGTATTAAGCGGAGGGGAAAAAGCTAAAGTCCGTCTCTGCAAATTAATAAATGGGAATACAAATCTTCTGGTACTTGATGAGCCTACCAACCACTTGGACGTAGACGCCAAGGAAGAATTAAAACGTGCGTTAAAAGCATACAAGGGCAGTGTTCTTATCATTTGCCATGAGCCCGAATTCTATCAAGATGTCGTAACCGATGTCTGGAATTGCGAGTCATGGACAACAAAAGTATTTTAA
- a CDS encoding DEAD/DEAH box helicase, giving the protein MTDTPQLLQNEFNSFIKSAWEKANFDQLTDIQEQSIPAILNGKDVLAESPTGTGKTLAYLLPLLQRIDPEKKALQALILAPSRELVMQIYEEFQKWSEGSGIQGTSLIGGANVKRQLEKLKKRPQVIVGSPGRIEELIKQKKLKMHDVKMIVLDEGDQLLLPEYQRTISSIIKSTLSDRQLILFSATLKEATIQKASELMKNPEVFHVTKSASSAKVEHIYFTGEARNKIDVLKKLSRLKNMHGLVFVKDIWELTGLAEKLRYHDIPAGELHSEAKKEERKKAIKAFEAGELPLLLATDVAARGLDLKDITHVIHYNFPETITQYVHRSGRTGRLGSDSGTVVSLVNEREERELKQFAREMNHPLHKKTWYSGEIVDPR; this is encoded by the coding sequence ATGACAGATACACCTCAACTCTTACAAAATGAATTCAATTCTTTTATAAAATCAGCCTGGGAAAAAGCAAATTTTGATCAGCTGACAGATATTCAGGAGCAATCTATTCCAGCTATTCTAAACGGAAAGGATGTTTTGGCTGAATCACCTACCGGAACAGGAAAAACACTTGCCTATCTCCTTCCTTTACTGCAAAGAATAGATCCTGAGAAAAAAGCTCTGCAAGCTCTAATACTTGCACCATCCCGAGAGCTGGTCATGCAAATCTATGAAGAGTTTCAAAAATGGTCAGAGGGAAGCGGTATTCAGGGCACCTCGCTGATTGGCGGAGCTAATGTAAAACGACAGCTTGAAAAGCTTAAGAAACGTCCACAGGTAATTGTCGGTTCTCCAGGGAGAATTGAGGAGCTAATAAAGCAGAAAAAATTGAAAATGCATGATGTGAAAATGATTGTTCTTGATGAAGGAGACCAGCTCCTCTTGCCTGAATATCAACGCACCATTTCGAGCATCATAAAATCCACCTTAAGCGATCGTCAGTTAATTCTTTTCTCTGCTACGTTAAAAGAAGCAACAATTCAAAAGGCATCCGAGCTTATGAAGAACCCAGAAGTGTTTCATGTAACAAAATCTGCTTCGTCAGCAAAGGTTGAGCACATTTATTTTACAGGAGAAGCCCGAAACAAAATAGATGTACTTAAAAAGCTCAGCAGGCTTAAAAATATGCATGGGCTGGTATTTGTAAAGGATATATGGGAGCTGACCGGTTTGGCTGAAAAGCTCCGGTATCATGATATTCCCGCTGGAGAGCTTCATAGTGAAGCAAAGAAAGAAGAACGGAAAAAAGCCATAAAAGCCTTTGAGGCAGGGGAGCTTCCGCTGCTTTTGGCAACAGATGTAGCAGCAAGGGGATTGGACCTCAAGGATATTACGCATGTTATTCATTATAATTTCCCAGAAACCATCACTCAATATGTCCATCGTTCAGGAAGGACCGGAAGATTGGGGTCAGACTCAGGTACAGTTGTTTCCCTCGTTAATGAAAGAGAAGAAAGAGAGCTTAAGCAGTTTGCCCGTGAAATGAATCATCCTCTTCATAAGAAAACATGGTATTCAGGGGAAATCGTGGATCCTAGATAG
- a CDS encoding amidase family protein produces MKDPFLFTFYNEHLVEAAIDELQDKMNAGELTSRQLVMMYLYRIASIDSGGPKLNSVLEINPDAVHIAEALDWERKSKGPRGPLHGIPILLKDNIDTHDKMHTSAGSLALAHSVALKDSYVAKQLRRAGAVILGKTNMTEWANFMAEDMKNGYSSRGGQVLNPYGPGSFDVGGSSAGSGASTAANLAAAAVGTETSGSILNPAVQNSLVGIKPTIGLISRSGIIPIAQSQDTAGPMARTVKDAALLLAAMMGADEQDPITLTNPICHEDILMGFEEYSAKGVKLGIAREGYFEHLTQEQTVIMENAIKKLKELGAEIEEAVIPSAKEKWRYDVLTYEFKTDVNAYLRGIDPSVGIRSLSDVIQFNLQNPERMLKYGQKMLQEAERTSGNLVEKEYIEALEEDVYFSRERGIDYVLKELKADALIFPHDLGADIAAKAGYPSITVPAGYTHAGEPIGITFTGTAFSEPLLIKLAYAYEQATKHRHAPEL; encoded by the coding sequence ATGAAAGATCCTTTTTTATTTACTTTTTATAATGAACACCTGGTGGAAGCTGCAATTGATGAGCTTCAGGACAAAATGAATGCAGGCGAGCTTACATCAAGACAGCTTGTGATGATGTATCTGTACAGAATTGCATCGATTGACAGCGGCGGACCTAAACTCAACTCCGTTTTAGAAATAAATCCAGATGCAGTCCACATTGCAGAGGCTTTGGATTGGGAACGTAAAAGCAAAGGGCCAAGAGGGCCGCTTCACGGAATCCCTATCCTGCTAAAGGATAACATTGATACCCACGATAAAATGCATACGAGTGCCGGTTCTCTTGCACTGGCTCATTCAGTTGCTCTAAAGGATTCCTATGTGGCAAAGCAGCTGAGAAGGGCCGGAGCCGTTATTTTAGGTAAAACAAACATGACTGAGTGGGCCAACTTTATGGCAGAAGACATGAAAAATGGCTATAGTTCTAGAGGAGGACAGGTGTTAAATCCATATGGGCCGGGTTCCTTTGATGTCGGCGGTTCAAGTGCAGGTTCAGGTGCATCGACTGCGGCGAATCTAGCAGCGGCAGCAGTGGGAACAGAAACATCAGGCTCTATCCTAAATCCTGCGGTGCAGAATTCGCTTGTTGGAATTAAACCAACTATTGGACTCATCAGCAGAAGCGGGATCATTCCAATCGCCCAATCCCAGGATACTGCAGGTCCTATGGCGCGAACAGTTAAGGATGCGGCATTGCTGCTTGCAGCAATGATGGGAGCTGATGAGCAAGATCCCATTACTCTTACAAACCCGATATGCCATGAGGACATCCTTATGGGATTTGAGGAGTACAGTGCAAAAGGAGTAAAGCTTGGAATTGCAAGAGAAGGATATTTTGAGCATTTAACACAAGAACAAACCGTTATAATGGAGAATGCCATTAAAAAGCTAAAAGAATTAGGTGCGGAGATAGAGGAGGCAGTTATCCCATCGGCAAAGGAAAAATGGCGTTATGATGTTTTAACCTATGAATTTAAGACCGATGTGAATGCTTACTTGCGGGGAATTGATCCTTCTGTTGGCATTCGCTCACTGTCAGATGTCATTCAGTTTAACCTTCAAAATCCTGAACGCATGCTAAAGTATGGACAGAAAATGCTGCAAGAAGCAGAGCGGACAAGCGGGAATTTAGTTGAAAAAGAATACATAGAAGCGCTTGAAGAAGATGTGTATTTTTCAAGGGAAAGAGGTATTGACTATGTATTAAAAGAACTTAAGGCAGATGCTCTTATTTTTCCTCATGATTTGGGAGCAGATATTGCAGCCAAAGCAGGTTATCCTTCTATTACAGTGCCTGCGGGATATACTCATGCCGGGGAGCCCATTGGCATCACTTTTACGGGAACAGCCTTCAGTGAACCACTATTAATTAAACTGGCATATGCTTATGAGCAGGCAACAAAGCATAGACATGCTCCAGAATTATAA
- a CDS encoding pyridoxamine 5'-phosphate oxidase family protein: MNKQEIKDQVLKILNENKVGTLATVQNDKPHSRYMTFFHEGTTLYSATSKETHKVEELEKNPHVHILLGYVGEGLGDSYLEIEGKASLNDSEDIKKKVWNDYLAPWFDGPEDPNYIVLEIKPSQVHLMNVKNKEPQTLEL, encoded by the coding sequence ATGAACAAGCAGGAGATTAAAGATCAAGTGTTGAAAATACTGAATGAAAACAAAGTCGGTACTCTCGCTACGGTACAAAATGACAAGCCACACTCCCGTTACATGACATTCTTCCATGAGGGTACAACCTTGTATTCTGCAACCAGCAAAGAAACCCACAAAGTAGAAGAACTCGAAAAAAACCCTCATGTCCATATATTGCTTGGCTATGTTGGAGAAGGACTAGGCGATTCCTATCTTGAAATCGAAGGGAAAGCTTCTTTAAACGACTCAGAGGACATTAAGAAAAAAGTTTGGAATGATTATCTGGCACCTTGGTTTGATGGACCCGAAGATCCCAATTATATCGTTCTTGAGATCAAGCCTTCACAGGTTCACCTTATGAATGTTAAGAACAAAGAGCCGCAAACACTTGAATTATAG
- a CDS encoding staygreen family protein: MKIVNPEKVHVEYRNRITPISPILSRRYTLTHSDTTGDLFLTLGEDYALDKIPSNRDEVLGEWIYDGSYSYYAKVHVDDPVSPENNQKRNQIFIKELPLALQTIRYGDNSFFRSHSFLDLVPIRIYFESVDPSLNRIEYWGNFSNYRS, from the coding sequence ATGAAAATAGTAAACCCAGAAAAGGTCCATGTGGAGTACCGTAATCGCATTACTCCGATATCGCCTATTCTTTCGCGGCGCTATACCCTTACTCATTCAGATACAACTGGAGATCTTTTTCTCACATTAGGTGAGGATTATGCCTTGGATAAGATTCCATCCAATCGCGACGAGGTATTAGGGGAATGGATCTATGATGGCAGCTATTCCTATTATGCGAAAGTTCATGTAGATGATCCTGTAAGTCCTGAAAACAACCAAAAACGGAATCAAATTTTTATAAAGGAGCTGCCACTTGCCTTACAGACTATCCGATATGGTGACAATTCTTTTTTCCGCTCGCACTCCTTCTTAGATTTAGTCCCTATTCGTATTTACTTTGAATCAGTTGATCCTTCATTAAATAGAATCGAGTATTGGGGAAATTTTTCAAACTATCGGAGTTGA